In the genome of Polaribacter atrinae, one region contains:
- a CDS encoding T9SS type A sorting domain-containing protein, which produces MFNQNNFLQIKGTNTGTLKIDLFDLNGKAILKENKSSEKYSPLDLNGLSKGVYLVKVTTEGKSVSKKIIID; this is translated from the coding sequence ATTTTTAATCAGAATAATTTCTTACAAATAAAAGGAACAAACACCGGAACCTTAAAAATTGATTTATTTGATCTTAACGGTAAAGCTATATTAAAAGAAAACAAATCTTCAGAAAAATATAGCCCTCTAGATTTAAACGGCCTTTCTAAAGGAGTTTACTTAGTAAAAGTTACTACTGAAGGAAAATCAGTTTCTAAAAAAATAATTATAGACTAA